Part of the Deltaproteobacteria bacterium genome is shown below.
CCCGTGGGCGAAAATGATAGTGACCATCGCTTCGAAGTACTCATTGAGGTGAGTCACCAAAGTACCAGGATCCATGGTCTCAGCCAGCTTGGTAAAACCCCGAATATCCGCGAAAAGAACAGTGATATGACACCGCCGACTTTCAGTACCCTCCTGGGCAATCTGGGCCGCTACCGCCGGAGAAAAATAGCGCGCAAGTCGTGAACGCGCCTCCTCCTCAAAGTGAATCCGATGAATCAAACGGTGCTGATAGGCCACGGTCATCATACCGATGCCGCCAGCAAAAAAGATGAGTAAGGCATCTGTTAAAATAAATTGGGTGGGGAAATCGATAGCAGCTTCGAGGTAAACCAACGAGCCGATGCCCGCAATGGTCACTGCGGCAATCGTCGTGCGCCGAAGCGTTAATATCGCGATGAGTAAAATAACGAGAATAAGCGCCATGGCCACGCCAAATGATCGAACGTGCCGACCGGTTTCAATCGCAAGTTCGTACTGCATCCAAAGTGCAAAAGGTAGGTCCACCACCGCGAGAAAAAGAGTCGACGGAACTCGGATGCCTGAATATTTTCGGTAGCAAAATAAAACAGTTGCTGCGAGCGCAAGGTAGACCAGTAGGTAAGGTATTTGTTGGCGATAGCTGGAGAGCTCGGAGAGAGCACTGAAGAGAAGACTCAAGCCCAACCACACCAGAGCCCCAATCACCCGTATCTTAAGGACTGTATCAGCGAGCGTCTGGCGTTGCCGGTCGATGGCTTGCCGGACTTGCTCGGAGAATTCTGTTGTTTTTCGATTCGACCAGTTCACTCGCTTAGTTCCTTACTTCTAAACTATAGGCAAGTTGGTTGGAAAGACGAAATCTTGGTCAATCTAATCAAGTAATCTTTGCTTGCGCCTCAAGAGGTAAACCGTGAATACCAGTAAAAGAAGTTCCAAAGGGGCCCGATTTGAGGCCGAGCAACCCGAGGTCTCGTCAAGATCGTCGGCAGAGTCAGATGCGTCTTCGACAAACTCCACCCATTCAGCGCGGAAAGCCTCCGCACCGTCAAGCTTTGCCGGTTCAAGCACAGGCGTATCCCCACAAAGGTCCATGTTGTCGTCTCTACAGTTCACTTGGAATTCAATGTTGTGGTCGATGCTCCAGCTCTTATCACCCACGCCGCTTACGGTCCCGCTGATAGTACTCGTATAATACCCGCCCGGTACAAGATTCTCGGTAGGCTTCAGGCGCATGAGACGTGTCCAATTGCCGCCCCATGCGTGACTTCGCTGGTCAAACCCGACTTCATCGCCGGAGCTGTCTTTCCATGTAGCTGTCAACTCTTCCTGGGCAATGCCACTTGAAAACAAATACGACACCCAACTGTCGGGAGCGCTGGCATCATGACTACGAAGTCTTCTCGAAGACTCTGGAAAAGAAAACATCACGACATCCGAATCGGAGTAATCCCCGTGCATCCTCTTCCAGAGGCCCTCCATATAAAACATGGTTGGATAAATTTCTGAATGCAGGCTGCCGGGAATATCCGGATTCATATAGTTGTCTCGTGTCCAAATCAGATCATCGAGTAGGCCGTTGGTCGCAACTGTTGCTAAGAGAGGACCCGCGTCTTCATCGATGTATAGATCGGTCATGGTCTTCATAGATGATAGAAGGTGGTCTTCAACAATCTCTTCGTCAAACACACCCGAAGCATTGTAAAGGCTTATGAGCGCATCTACTGGAATGTCTCCATCTGGGACGGTAGCCAGCAAAAGGTCCATCACCAAAAAGCCATCGGAGGCTGGATCTGCCTCGGATTGCCCCTGGCCATCGTGATGACCAACTTGGTCCAAAAAGAGAGAGTCAAAGACCTCATCTTGGTATCCGTGAGCAGCGCAACCCAGTAAAAACGCGATGCGCTTACGTGATTCAAGGGTTCTCCAAGGCGGCGGATCATTCTCGCGGACCCACTGAGCAAAGGATTCGATAAAAGGTGGCCAGTGGCTATACTCTGCAAACTGCCGCGCCAGCTCGGGGTATTTGAGTCCTGGATAATATCCAATATCGGGGTAGGCCGCGCCAAAGAGCAGAGAGTTAAAAACATGCTCATTGGCAAGGAAAGTACGAAGCTCCCCTTCAGGTAAGTTTTCGGCCGCCCACGCGGTCACTTGGATATGTCCAAGTCCCCCATGCGCCTCGGCACGCGTTGCGCTAAAGTTTATCGACATAAACAATACCGATGCCATCAAGAGCTGATTCGAAGTGCTACGAAGTGTTGTCATAAAATTCCTTATCACCTAGCCCACATTAGAGATCTTATCGAACAACGCCCCAAGAGCAACAAAGAACCGAATCCTTGGAACCCCATTTCTCTATCTCTCACAGGTGCTGTAAAAATAGTTGGCACCACGATCATGTTAGCCCCGTTTTTGAAGGAGTTCTTATGCGTCAGCCGAGATTTTGCTTTTTCAATCAGCAATGGTGTCAATGGCGGCGGGGTCTTTGTAAATCTTGCTCCCAGCCGCTACACACTCAACCATCTCAACTTACCCCAGAGCTGTACACCCATGCTTGGTTGGGGCGAGGCCAGCTCAATGTCATTTGAAGTCATGGCCAATCGAGTCACTTATGCTCGGGTGGAGTGTATGGAGCCCAGTTCGCCTTAAGCTTCAGTCAGGGCTTGCTCCTTGCGCCACCGAGACGCGTTCGACCTTTAAAAGAGACTCCAAAACCGCCGGGTCGATGGAAACCAAGA
Proteins encoded:
- a CDS encoding adenylate/guanylate cyclase domain-containing protein yields the protein MNWSNRKTTEFSEQVRQAIDRQRQTLADTVLKIRVIGALVWLGLSLLFSALSELSSYRQQIPYLLVYLALAATVLFCYRKYSGIRVPSTLFLAVVDLPFALWMQYELAIETGRHVRSFGVAMALILVILLIAILTLRRTTIAAVTIAGIGSLVYLEAAIDFPTQFILTDALLIFFAGGIGMMTVAYQHRLIHRIHFEEEARSRLARYFSPAVAAQIAQEGTESRRCHITVLFADIRGFTKLAETMDPGTLVTHLNEYFEAMVTIIFAHGGTLDKFMGDGILAYFGGHNEDQNSATSAVACAMGMLNELAELNTLRSSRGEAEFSVGIGIHSGPAVLGDVGSAERRDYTVIGDTVNLTARIEQLTKDQKTPILVSDETRLRSGEAFHWRSVAKVPIRGREQPVVLYCPLEEAPSES
- a CDS encoding zinc dependent phospholipase C family protein, which produces MTTLRSTSNQLLMASVLFMSINFSATRAEAHGGLGHIQVTAWAAENLPEGELRTFLANEHVFNSLLFGAAYPDIGYYPGLKYPELARQFAEYSHWPPFIESFAQWVRENDPPPWRTLESRKRIAFLLGCAAHGYQDEVFDSLFLDQVGHHDGQGQSEADPASDGFLVMDLLLATVPDGDIPVDALISLYNASGVFDEEIVEDHLLSSMKTMTDLYIDEDAGPLLATVATNGLLDDLIWTRDNYMNPDIPGSLHSEIYPTMFYMEGLWKRMHGDYSDSDVVMFSFPESSRRLRSHDASAPDSWVSYLFSSGIAQEELTATWKDSSGDEVGFDQRSHAWGGNWTRLMRLKPTENLVPGGYYTSTISGTVSGVGDKSWSIDHNIEFQVNCRDDNMDLCGDTPVLEPAKLDGAEAFRAEWVEFVEDASDSADDLDETSGCSASNRAPLELLLLVFTVYLLRRKQRLLD